Genomic DNA from Caloranaerobacter ferrireducens:
TTAAGATAAAATATCTTAAGCCTTTATTTTTTCTTGAAACTTATATTTATTTAATAATATAAATGGTATAAAATTAAGTTACAGTAAAAAGTAAAGAGGTGTTTATATTGATACTAACAATACTTACTAGTTTAGTAAATAGAGTCGGAACAATAATAATACTGGCTTTTATTATGTCAAAAATAAATTTATTTAGGAAGCTTGTTACTAAGAGAAATATTAGCCTCTCAGATAAATTTATTCTTTCAATACTTTTCGGAATATTTGGTATAATTGGAACTTATTCAGGTATACCGGTTAAAGGGGCACTGGCAAATTCTAGGGTAATAGGTGTATTTGTTGGAGGACTTTTAGGGGGCCCTTTTGTAGGAATATTATCAGGTATAATTGCAGGATTTCACAGATGGGTTATAGATGTAGGAGGGTTTACAGCTGTAGCCTGTGCAATTTCAACGATTATAGAGGGCATAATGGCTGGGATGTTAAGTGAAAAGTTTTACAAAACCGAAAGTAAATGGTTGTTTTCTTTAGTTATGGGAATTATTGCTGAGACTATTCAGATGATAATAATCCTTATAGTAGCTAAACCTTTTATAGAAGCAGTTAATTTGGTAGAAATAATCGGTATACCAATGATAATTGCTAATTCCATAGGTATAGCGATATTTATTGCTATTACAGAGAGTATATTTAAGGATCAGGAGAGGGCAGCTGCATATCAAGCACAGATAGCATTAAAAATAGCCAATAAGACATTAAAATATTTTAGAAAAGGTTTTAATGCTGAAACAGCACGTGAAACGGCGCAGATAATTTATGAGATGACTGATTTAAAAGCAGTTGCTTTTACAGATAGGAAAAAGATTTTAGCTCATGTTGGAGCTGGTGAAGACCATCATAAAGCCGGTGATAGAATAAAGACTACTATTACAAAGGAGGTAATTAAAAGTGGCAAATATATAGTAGCGAATTCTAAAGAGAAAATTGATTGCGATATTCATAGGTGTGGATTAAAGTCAGCTATTATAGTTCCTTTGAAAGAAAACAATAAAGTAATTGGTACGTTGAAACTTTACAAAACTGATGAGAATTCAATTACTCAGGTTGATATGGAATTGGCCTTAGGATTAGGCTTACTTTTCTCAACACAAATTGAATTAAGTAAAATAGAGTATCAGTCTGAATTACTTGCAAAGGCTGAATTGAAGGCTCTACAGGCTCAAATTAATCCTCATTTTCTATTTAATGCTATAAACACAATAGTATCATTTATAAGGACAAAACCAGATAAGGCGAGGGAGCTTTTATTACATTTAGGTTCATATTTCAGGAAAAATTTGCAGCAGAGTGGAGAGGAGGTTGAACTTACAAAGGAAATAGAACATGTAAAATCTTATCTTGAAATAGAGAAAGCAAGATTTGGAGATAAGTTAAATGTAAAGTTTGA
This window encodes:
- a CDS encoding sensor histidine kinase gives rise to the protein MFILILTILTSLVNRVGTIIILAFIMSKINLFRKLVTKRNISLSDKFILSILFGIFGIIGTYSGIPVKGALANSRVIGVFVGGLLGGPFVGILSGIIAGFHRWVIDVGGFTAVACAISTIIEGIMAGMLSEKFYKTESKWLFSLVMGIIAETIQMIIILIVAKPFIEAVNLVEIIGIPMIIANSIGIAIFIAITESIFKDQERAAAYQAQIALKIANKTLKYFRKGFNAETARETAQIIYEMTDLKAVAFTDRKKILAHVGAGEDHHKAGDRIKTTITKEVIKSGKYIVANSKEKIDCDIHRCGLKSAIIVPLKENNKVIGTLKLYKTDENSITQVDMELALGLGLLFSTQIELSKIEYQSELLAKAELKALQAQINPHFLFNAINTIVSFIRTKPDKARELLLHLGSYFRKNLQQSGEEVELTKEIEHVKSYLEIEKARFGDKLNVKFDIPDKITCFLPPLILQPIVENSIKHGIMEKLEGGTIIIKAIDDEKETILIVKDDGVGMDEEYIKHIFSKREGNDSVGLINVNNRLKNKYGEEYGLKIESELGVGTTVIMRIPKNSKEDSLNDKVHNC